The genomic DNA TTAGAGCGCTTGTTTGTATGTGCGAGCTTGTTTCAGGgatgagaggaaaaaagaagcGAAAGCACGGCGGTATTTTTCCTGCCCGCCATGACGCTGCTGAGTGTGGCTGGTGGAGGGACGTGTTTTTGAATTAGGAGGATTTGGACATCAGCGTTTTGATATGAAGCTTTGTCAATGAGCCAAGACTGTGGTGGAAACACCACATGATGAGTTTATCATAATTCCACAGAAGCGCCACTTTTTTAATCACAAGGTGGCGGAAACACGTGTCTGACACTCAAAATAAAGCCTTTTAGGCTCTTTTGAAGAATAACGGCGGTCAtaacaaatattgactttcaagcccAGTAGAATTGTTCAAACTCTTTTCGCACCATATAGCTGGTTTCAGTAAATCGCTGCACCCATTTGTCATTTTCCTATCAAGACACAAAGACACGAGGGGTGgcttgagacttttgcacagtactgtatataaAAGTCATGTATGGAAGTTTTTTCTACTATTGCCGAAGTATCATATCAGTGAATTTGCAAAGTGTTTAACTATCCTTCCCCCTTCAGCTTACTCGCCACGATTCATTTATTCTTTGGTAATACAAAAGCTACTGGTTGGCTAATGCGTGCTCTATATTAGATGAGTGAAACCACTGCTGATGGCAGCAGGGCTCCTTTTTGGTGTTTGTGTGCCAAAGTGATCTCTCCTGTAATTACAAGCCCTGAGGTGTAGCCCACCGCCTTCTTCTTCATCGGGTTCAATGATGTCATGTAATGAATTTTCCCAAGATGaaagatttctttaaaaaaatgaaataaaaataaataaatctatattTTTTACCAGTGCATGTTATTCTGAATCTTAGAAAAGCTGTAAGTGGACCCGTGTGAGAAAGCACACACCTACAAGCAATAAAATCAGATGGTTATTCTTGTGTAAATCACGTGTACATGTGCAGTTTAAATCCTGTGACCTCGAGCCGTGTAACAGAGCGCACCGAAGGCGCCAGCAGTCGAGACGATGAAACAGGTGCACACGTCACGTCTCCtgattgtgtgtctgtctgtctctgtgtgttaatgtgtctgtgtgcgtgcgtctgtctgtgtgtgtgtctgttaatgtgtgtctctgtctgtgtgtgcatccgTGTGTCTGttaatgtgtctgtctgtgtgtgttaatgtgtgtctctgtgtctgtctgtgtgtgcgtctctgtgtgtgtgtccgtgtgtgtctgttaatgtgtgtctctgtctgtgtgtgttaatgtgtgtctctgtctgtgtgtctgtgtgttaatgtgtgtgtctgtctgtgtgtgtgtctgttaatgtgtgtctgtgtctgtgtgtgtctgtgtgttaatgtgtgtgtgtctgttaatgtctgtaaatgtgtgtctctgtctgtgtgtgtgtgtgtgtgtgtctgttaatGTCTGTAAATACACACAACAGCAGgacaatgtttttgtttcttaaaaACGACACTTTAATCACACAGTACAGCTTTTATCTGAGGCATGTGGCAACAAGAGTACACTGGGAAGTTAACACGGACTCCAGCACATACAAAGAAGTGATAGACATAAAGCAACAGAGGCGGCGCGATTTCATGTCGGTGCGACTGGCTGCTACGTATTTAACACACGACTTAAAAACATTTGTTGGCGACGCCGgtttgaaaagtaaaaaaaacgaCCATTCGCGTCCCACAGTGATGACGCAGCTTCATCAGTAGTGTTTGtttcactgttaaaaaaacaacaatcacaTCTGAAACGCTGGTGAgtacaaaaagaaaactgtaaactgaatacATGTAGTGAGTCCGTGCTTCATGAAACACACCGAGGCACTTGGTCAACACATCCCACACCTTGTACGATTGCACAACATTTCTTGGACTTTTGGTTTGTGATACTGACTTCACTTATTGTCAGCATGAGCTTTCAGAAGAGGGATTAGTGGTGCTTATTGCAATAGGAGGCACGCTGGCTTCGCTTTTTGGCACGTCTGACGCTGAATTGCATTTCACTTTCAACGTCCTGTTAAAACAGTTGAGTTTCTTTGGAGAGGCAGAGGCCGCCCGCTCTCTTTTTGAGTTCCGCTTGCATGTCTTAACGATCTCTTCCCGTGTGACGGGAATACTGTCAGGTTTGTCCTGGTTGCCAGGGACTTCACAAACATCCATGTGCATTGCTGTTTCAGTTCTTGTGGTGGGTGTGTGGTTATCACCACGATAACGGCTGGTGTCCGTTGCACATTCATGGCAGCTTTTGTGTAAGGAGCCTGCAGAGGGGGAGGGGCTTTGAGGCTGTGCTGTGGTGCTGATATTTTGGCTACTGTCAGGTAATGACATTTCATGCCTATGAACTACGACTTCTCCAGCAGTCTCAGAATCAGAGCCAGGTCCTGGTCCTGGATCCGGGCCAGCGTCCTGCTTTGGGCTTGTGAATCTCTGGTCTCCTACTGAGGCCGCCTGCAGGGCCGCAGTATGAACACAGTGCTTCCTGAAGTGACAGGTGTGGGGAGCTCCTTGCCTGGGGGTCACCAATCTCCCCTGTGAGCAGTGGTGGAAATGAGTGAGTGGACAGTGGAAGTAGTGCATACAGCACTCCACGTGTGTGTAGACTGGGTCCAGGTTTGTTGGTAAAAGGGTCGCGTTTTGTTTGCTGAGGGGGCTTCCTGAGAGGGGGAAGAGCTGAGAGGTTGGAGGGCAGGAGCGAGAATCCGGCGCACAGGAATGTGGGTTCCACTGCTGAAGCAGATGAGGATCCCCACATGTGCAGTTGGTGTTTTGCGAGTACTGGCACCTGCACGGTGTGCTCAGCGTGGCTACGTGCCCATTCTCAGATCCTCTTTCACCGGCTTCTGTGTTCGAGTAATGAATGTTTGAAAAAGGAGCAGCGTGGTGGTGAGGAGGAATTCTGTTATAAAGCTGAGTGCTGGAATCATGCCCTTCGTGCAGTTTATCCTCAGTTTTTTGACTGGATGCTAAAGGCTCCAGCTCATAATGTTCCACCTCACCGCCCTTGCAGTCCAGCTGGTATTTCGCCAGACCAGAACTCTTCCCCTGGGGCGAGGGGCTGCTGGATGTGGTTTCGGTGAAGGACTGACACTGCAGTTTTTTGGGCAGCGGTATCTGGCCACAGGTGCCCTGGGGCCCCAGGCAGCGGCACATGCACTGAAAAAAGAAGGTGGCAAAGGCCCAGCTGATGCACATGATCAGCATCATGAACATGCCCAGCTGCGTGTAGGCCAGGACAGTTGACGGCATCATCATTGCGCCGGCAACAAAGGTGGTTAGTGCTGCCATTGCAATAGCAGAACCCATCCGACTGAGGGAAAATATCACCTTTCCCTCACGGTCCGGCTCTGGGGCAAGTCGGTAGGCCACGCCGTAGTGGACAGCAAAGTCCACGGACAGTCCGACCGCCACTGAAATGGTCACAGACTCCAAGACATTGAGCTCCCAGCCCAGAAGCACCAGAGAGCCCACTGTGACAAATATGGTCCCTGCAATGGACAGGATGGCATAcaggctgatgatgaaattccAGGTGGTCAGGAGCATGACGCTGAAAGCAACAGCCACTGACAGCGCCATAGCAATCAGAGTCCCATCTGACAGGCTGTCCTGGAGGTCATAAAACTCCAGGTTGCTCACAAACCAGCCATAGCTGAGGCCTGCTGGGGCATAGCGAAGCTCCTCCTCGATCCAGGCATCCACCTAAAACAGAAAGACATTGCTAACATTATAAAATATCTTGTTTCACCAGTGGAGATGTGTCCAGGTGATGCTGGGCTGTGCATACCTCACGGTAGAACTGGTACATCTTCTCATAGGCCAATGTGAAGAGGAAGGTGCTCTGGAACTCTAAAACAATGGCTCTGATGGTGTCGTTGATGTCAAATCGAGGTCCAGGGGTCTTGCTGTCAAGGTGGTAGTTAGTACTTCGATCCAGCTCCATGATGGCTCTTTTGATACACAACTCAAAGACATCCTGTTTGTATGGGAAGATGGACTGACTGCAGCAAGGGTAGACAGAGGCCTCGTCGCAGTCCTGGTTCTCCATCCACTGTTAAAAACAGAAGAGGTAAACCAGAATCGGTCGGGTTGCTTTCTGAAACTTTATGGCTTAATTCATTTATGGCCAATGTCTAAAAGGACTGcaactgaaaaatgaaaaacttccATCCACACGGATGTCTTGAAATAGCCTGTGTAACGAATTCTAAGAGAAGGACTGAAGAATGTGACCTGTATGCTCACTCCTCACCAGCACTCTTCTCTGTGCTCATCATAAACAGTGCTAACAGttctctgtgaaggttctcagtcatccaggtcatcgtagtctaaggagcttggaaagaaaaacgtCTGGacttgtttaagttgtttgaagacgttttgcttctcatccgagaagcttcttcagttctaagggtgaaatggtggagagtcccagatttaaacccagtggaaGTATctccccaaagagggacaaagggaccccctgatgatcctctacgttttgtccttttgtccctctttgggggggatactcccactaggtttaaatctgggacttaaacaagtccaggtgcttttctttccaagctccttttcAAAGTGATCGCTAGCGATACAGCTTTGTTAgcatagcataaacacagtgaagctggaggatgaacgctaacttttttccacttgataaaagttaacatgagagttcccgatggttagagacaaatacagtcgcatggcaggatgctgtaaacggaccaaacttcagtcaggagaacaactgagataatccatccacaatatgaggttagtcattcatatactgctgcattgGCTGTAGTTACACCGTAaggtttaaaaactgagctttgaaatgaacagtggtaataaaaaccgagcgaggccaacagtgatcactgactgtttttaggggctcgttcaggatacaaagcattaaagcatgttaaaaacacaacagccttaataaacgcagagtagtttggacctgGAAGCAGCGTTCAcgcgtcatcacttaaagaccagatAACAAGTCATTTTTCTATATAGCAGATAAGCTAATGCTAGCCGACTGTAAGAAAGTTTAAATCTGATGAAGTCAATCAGTTCAAGTGAGAATTTAACAAACGGCAGGAGAACACCAACATCAGAAATGTGTTCAACTCTTAGAGTAATCGTTTTGGTTTTGGAGATCAATTGTGgtttaataactttatttttttattgataaaaagGTTCTTGAAGTTTGAGTTTGCTCCCTATATCACTATTACACATGCAGTACTGACCTGTTTGAACGTCTCGATGAAGCAGCTGGTGAAGTCCTGCTCTTCGGACTGAAAGACGAAGCTCTGGTTTCTCATTTTCTGGCAGAAGTTGAGGATCCAGACCTGAGATGCTGGACTGGCAATGTTGAAACTGCTATCCAGCATCAGCTTTCCTTTGTTCTTGGGGTTCAGGGGATCACCATTATCCACAGGGGTCACCCCCCAGATGATGGTAATGGGCATGTGGAGGTCCTCGCCATGATGGACTCTCTCAAACATGAAAAGCTTTTTGTACTCTGCATCATAGCGCTCAAATGGGTGAGAAGATCTGAAGACCTGAAACTCTGCCAGCTCCAAGGAGGGGAGCTTCATCTTTGGGTTTACACAAACCACATAGGCCCCACCCACGGTCATGGCAAGAAACCAGAAGAGCCAGAGGTAGCGGAGCTTGATGACGATACAGGGCAGCACCTTCTCAAAGAATATCCTCGACACCTCCGAAAATGTGAAGAGGCATTTGTTGGCCTTTTGGCAAAGACCGGCCCAGAACATCTGCGTGCAACAACCTGTCTGCTGGTGCTGAGGCTTAGTGCAGAGGAACATGTTCGGCAGGTAGCGTTCATGTAGCACCACCACGGCGGGCAGCCATGTCACCATTAAAATATAGTTGACCAATATGGCAGTGCCAGCGTAGACTCCAAAGCAGCGAATGGCAGTGATGTTGCTGACATAGTTGGCataaaaagcagcagcagtggtGAAGCTGGTGACAAACATAGAGAGGGCCGCGTGTTGAAGGGTCACGCCGACCGTCTCTGCCAGCTCAGCGTGAGGCTTATCGAACTTAGTGTAGTTCCACACGTCACAAAGCACAAAGGCGTCATCTGCACCGATACCTACCAGGATGATGAGGGCTGTGAGGTTCATGAAGGGGAAGAACTCAAAGTCGAAAACCATTCGGTAGAGAAAGTATGACACAATCAGCGAGCTGATGATGGCTATTATTGTCATGAGTGTGATGAAAACTGACCGCGTGTACACACACATGACCAGCAGGACTATCACTATGGCTATGGCAGGATACACCGTGTCTGTGAGGAGGTAGTCCTGAAAGAGGTCGTGTTTAATGCCAAACTCGATCCCTGTGACCGTGGTGATGCCGTCGGAGGCGTTCCAGTTCTCGAAATTGTCCAGGTAAATGTTCATCATAGACTCGCCTTTCTCCGTGGGGGAAAAGAGCATGCTGTACTTGAGCACAGGCGGAGGATACTCCAGGCTCTTGGGACTCAGGAAGTCTTTGTCTACCAGAAAGTGAAAGATCTGGTAGATGGCGTTGTATTTTGTACACTTGCGGGGCACACTGGCACACTTTAGCTGGTCTTTCCGCCGCAGGGTCATGTCCCAGCAGTCGGGTCCCAGAGTGCCGTTATGATAGTATTTGGCACACGAGCGCAGGATCTTGAGTGTGTGCGATACGTCTCGTTCTGTAATCTTCTGGCAGGATGACCTGTTGTTGAGGACAGCGATGTAGTTACCTAGCGTCCAGCTGGGGCAGCAGGAGTCAGCATTGGTGCGCTGACAAAGATTCCAGTAGTCCCGGTGGGAACGCACCTAAGGACGgaaagaatgaataaataagcGAAAACAAGCAGAAGTGTAACAGAAAAACATATTCACACGACTTGAATGATGCCAGCATACTCTTGCGTTGTCCAGATTGCACATGGATTTGATGGCCTGAATACTCCACAGGTTCTTCCCTTCAGCTGACGAGAACACCACTCTAGAATAACTGTCACCTGCAGAAAGGATGGCATAGCCAAGTAGGAGAGCAAGTTTCCCCATTTTATACAAGACAAAAAATTATTTGACCATCTGGCAAAGATCCTGTTCACGTCCATCAGCCACAGTAAAAAGCACAACTATCCTGCTCATCCttatataaagccataaatctGTCTGGGAGCTGTGTGGAATGTGGACTAGTATAATTCTTCCTGTTCTCCATTGTCCTGAATCTTACCTGGCACATCACAGAAGAACTCTTTACTGAAGTCCCACTCAGCTTGCCGTTTGTCTCTGTCAAAGTGGTCTTTGGGCCGCCTGGGCTCTTGGTGACTGGAAAACAGTAGAAGGAGAATAAGCAAACATCTGAAGCACTGAACTAAGGTGCTGAACAGGATGTGAATTTTACACAAAATACCTTGATTTCACTGGGAAGTGCTAGACCATTCTGTGTAATCTATAAAGCTTTGCGTGATTCATAGCTCATAGTATTATAAAATCATCAGCCCTTGGTTAAGTTTCCTTCCCCACCCCTTTGAACCAGATATGTGATTGGCTACTCTTCACAAACAGAAGCTTTGCACAGCGGGAGGGCAGCGTTTCTGCACTTTCAGCCAGAGTTGGGCATGAAATCACCTTTGGCATCAGAAAGAATCAAGAGTAGGAAAAAACAgaccccccccaaaacaaactaTCTGACTGTGTTTAGACCAGTCCGAGTTGTATGATCATCCACCACTGTAACAGTATACACTCAGTGGCCACCTTATTTGACACACCTTTGTGACTGGAAATTTGTATTAACAAGCAATCAATCACATGGCTGCAGCTCAGTGCATTAAGGCTTGTAGACTTGGAGAAGATGGTGATCATGGGATGAAACCAGATTTTGCAGAAGGCCATATGCAAatgatttcattttgtttcttgAAAGAAACACTTCAAATTTAGCAAAAtgcctaaaaaacaaaaacaaacaaacaaaacaaatgattcATTCAAGAAATTTCAGTTTCAGATCACAATAACAACATCTAAAGTATCCTGTCCTTCTTATGTTATCCTGAAACACACATTGACATTTTGTTTGAGGCTGCTGTTGTTGTAAAACTAACTGTATTTCATAGAGTTAATTCCTAACATTCCtattattgttttacattgttttgttttttttaaatggcatttttatattgttaagtTTCCTCAGCACACTTTGGGCCACTTAGTGAGCAACAGCCAGaagaaatatagtatttctgaagCTAAACGTGGCCCCAACCTGATACTAGCTAAATGTAACTAACAAAATGACCAGTGAGTCTATAATAACAtagctagctaacattacagttGAACTATTGGAAATACCATTTCTGTTAAGTTCTGTCAGAGCAGATAGCTCCTTCTGAACAATGAGAGCAAAAATGTGTCATTTGGTACTTAAATGTGTTCAATGACTGACAGAAAATGAGGAAAAGCTCTAAAAATATTTGTAGCACAAATGTGCTGCAAATATAATAATCAGTCAGTACCAAGTTGAAAACGATCCAGAAAGAATTCTTATTCATGACTTCATGAATCAAACAGATGCTGCTGTGTCAGAAAAGGCAGCAGTCATCGCAGCTCCCTACAAGAAATCAGATAAATGACTTTCTGCAGTACAGCGAGGTACTGCTGTCATTATTCTAATAATCATAATGGTAACTCTGACTGAGCAGGGCACCCGGGGGGAGACGTGCAgatcagttttttaaatgagccACATTTttaggaggaaaagaggaaggcaGGGTAATCAGGCGgctgtcagagagagagagtgacagacGGAGGGGATGAGCCAGGGGAGCTCGCTGACAGAAGCAGGAGCCACTTTCTGATAAGCACACAATTACATGAAGACAGACACGCGGCGCAAGACAGACAAAGGCGTCCACAGAGGGAGACGGAGAGAACAGACTTTATCTAATCAGCAGAACAGAGCTGTTTTAGAGGCTCTAATCTTAGCTACATGTTTCTACACAGCATCTGCtcataaaaaatttaaaattaaatctgAATCAAAGACGGTCTACTGATTTTTAATCACGCTAAAGTGACATGCCTGTGAATATGGTGATATGCATCAAATAAGCAAAACTGAGCAACAGTAAAATTTAAGAAAGCAGATATCTGCAGTCTGATGTGTGCACGAAGacctgaaagagagagacatgCAAAGACTTGTTCTTGATTAGTGAGCAGACTCTGGCTGACGGGAGGCAGAGGCTGACCTCGTGGATGGACAAACCTCGACTATTCCCTCTCTTCTTTCAGGAGGAGATTCAGACAGGTCTGTCAACAGTATCCTTCAACTCTACCTCTGACCCCCACGCCTTTAACTCTCGCTCCCCTGTGacctctcttcttggctgataGCGGAAGCCAACGACATGAGTGCCAAACAAAGACACTATATAATGTCTTTGTTCAACCAGTAACAGTTTAATAATGTTCTCTACACTGTCACTTCAGTTTTACaggctcaaaagtaattaaacGTTTAATAATGTCTAAGAAAATTATGTAAATTTATTTGatttaaagatttttattttggaccacttgctttaaatgtttcatatttataGTGTCCACCAGGTGGCACTAATTTTTACCACTGAAAGCaacattttacactttttacCTTTTCCTGCAAGTTTGCCTAGTTACTCACACAATAAGTGGGTCTCACTATTGATGATTGATATTGGacaatggtgtgtgtgtgtgtgcgtgtttgttttttctgggaTTTGATACCCTGTCTATAAATATAGAGCTGTGTATAAAAATCTTTCTACATCGTAATTCTTGTTCCCGTTCAGCATGCTGTCCTGCAGTGGTATATGatgttaaaagaaagaaagcgcgtgtgtgtttgtgtgtctgtgtctgtgtgtgcgtttgtgtgtgtgtttcactttCAAGTCTTCTCTCTTAGAAAGCCACACTCTGTGTTTAAACTAAGGCCGTGATAATAAACACTGATAGCTTTTCAGTGCTTCAAAGacactgaaaacaaaatagGGCTCTTTGGTTGTGGCTCAGGTAGTTTATGGTGGAGCAGTTACTTTGAAGAGGGCAACACTTTACAGCACACAGGAGGCTCTGGGAATGATCTTTTAGGGGGAACGAGGAGGTAGAAACAGAGCGGTCTCCAACTCTGACCCATCTGAAGATGAGAGTGGAGGGGAGATGGATGAAGAAGCAGCAGGATAGACTTTTCCATTTCCATATTCTGGTCTCCCACAAAGACCAGAATATGGTCTGCAATGCTCTGCTATGTTCCAGCAGCCAGAGGTCTGATCCCTTGATCTACACGCTATGGAGGAAATCCTGCAGCTAATTGTGGCCGTGGCAAACGTGACAAAGAGACCCTCAATGGCAAAATGTGGACACAGAAAACTCAGATGTGCAGGGCAGTGCTGCTGCAGTTTACCTGGAGGTGACGTGGACAGAATCCTGCACTGCTGAGGCAAAAAGAAGTAAAAGGTCTGACTGGAAAACTATAACTAATGTCTGAGGAGGAAGCCAGAAAAGCTCGTATGATGCAGCAGGGACCTGCTGTCAAAGTTTACTGAGGTAGGCTGCTGCTCGTCCATGCAGGGCTCGAAAAGTCAAAACCATAATCTTAAAGTGAACACTGAAGTCGATGGGACACAACGATGTGACAATGAGAGTACTAAAGACTCAATGAGAAGACTCGCAGGTGCATTAAACTTGTAGGTGTTCGAAGGAGATTTTACACAGACAAGTGAACAAAAAACTGTTGTGTGTATTTCAGAGTTTGCTGCCCATGTAATCAATCGACAGACTGCACATTTTAGCGTGGACTAAGGGTTACGACAAATATTTAACATGTGAATGTGAGATTTGTCCTCCTGCAGCGACACTTGTGCAAcaaatctttgttttcttctgctaaAGCAAACATCTGCAGATGAACCCACCGATGAGAGGTTTAATGTCAATCGCCTTTCAGACGGCTTGATGAGCAGACAGAGAAACTCTACAgcctttggaaaaaaaaagctgctaaACCGGCTCTCGCATGTTCCTGCACGGAGCTTCAGAAAGCATCTCAGATGAGTGTAAACTCACATTTTGGCCTGCTCATCTGCATATTTGAATGGATAATTGGCCAGTGTGGCTTTATAGCCCGTGTTCTTCACCATATTGTTCCATGTGACTAGTCGCTGGCCAATGGCTGTTCCCCGTGGCTCGAAGCCCTTGTAGGAAAAAAAGATACCAGaaataaaacagcagaaattgaCATGATTATGCTTGTAGAAATGTATTGTATTAAGGcaaactgatcattttattatcaCACAGT from Maylandia zebra isolate NMK-2024a linkage group LG15, Mzebra_GT3a, whole genome shotgun sequence includes the following:
- the disp1 gene encoding protein dispatched homolog 1 isoform X1 → MALSDGIGDPLALSNGGQHPLSGHAPSNIRTAVSNGQDPLTCDPASDCLTAGGDEDAASKLQQQPHTIQRVNRASQNGGVPKQNGSLRSLPPASAASSSPAVAVRSHLPSAVPPSSSSAALCCQHCHFPSAVCCPCGRQECPLFQSPGPGSVPHPGTGSSCPCCLSACTYPHPHSLHHHHQQRWQEHLQSQTQAPGISPSMPFRFPRSYAELIADWPVVVLGVCTVLIVICALVGILVPDLPDFSDPLLGFEPRGTAIGQRLVTWNNMVKNTGYKATLANYPFKYADEQAKIHQEPRRPKDHFDRDKRQAEWDFSKEFFCDVPGDSYSRVVFSSAEGKNLWSIQAIKSMCNLDNARVRSHRDYWNLCQRTNADSCCPSWTLGNYIAVLNNRSSCQKITERDVSHTLKILRSCAKYYHNGTLGPDCWDMTLRRKDQLKCASVPRKCTKYNAIYQIFHFLVDKDFLSPKSLEYPPPVLKYSMLFSPTEKGESMMNIYLDNFENWNASDGITTVTGIEFGIKHDLFQDYLLTDTVYPAIAIVIVLLVMCVYTRSVFITLMTIIAIISSLIVSYFLYRMVFDFEFFPFMNLTALIILVGIGADDAFVLCDVWNYTKFDKPHAELAETVGVTLQHAALSMFVTSFTTAAAFYANYVSNITAIRCFGVYAGTAILVNYILMVTWLPAVVVLHERYLPNMFLCTKPQHQQTGCCTQMFWAGLCQKANKCLFTFSEVSRIFFEKVLPCIVIKLRYLWLFWFLAMTVGGAYVVCVNPKMKLPSLELAEFQVFRSSHPFERYDAEYKKLFMFERVHHGEDLHMPITIIWGVTPVDNGDPLNPKNKGKLMLDSSFNIASPASQVWILNFCQKMRNQSFVFQSEEQDFTSCFIETFKQWMENQDCDEASVYPCCSQSIFPYKQDVFELCIKRAIMELDRSTNYHLDSKTPGPRFDINDTIRAIVLEFQSTFLFTLAYEKMYQFYREVDAWIEEELRYAPAGLSYGWFVSNLEFYDLQDSLSDGTLIAMALSVAVAFSVMLLTTWNFIISLYAILSIAGTIFVTVGSLVLLGWELNVLESVTISVAVGLSVDFAVHYGVAYRLAPEPDREGKVIFSLSRMGSAIAMAALTTFVAGAMMMPSTVLAYTQLGMFMMLIMCISWAFATFFFQCMCRCLGPQGTCGQIPLPKKLQCQSFTETTSSSPSPQGKSSGLAKYQLDCKGGEVEHYELEPLASSQKTEDKLHEGHDSSTQLYNRIPPHHHAAPFSNIHYSNTEAGERGSENGHVATLSTPCRCQYSQNTNCTCGDPHLLQQWNPHSCAPDSRSCPPTSQLFPLSGSPLSKQNATLLPTNLDPVYTHVECCMHYFHCPLTHFHHCSQGRLVTPRQGAPHTCHFRKHCVHTAALQAASVGDQRFTSPKQDAGPDPGPGPGSDSETAGEVVVHRHEMSLPDSSQNISTTAQPQSPSPSAGSLHKSCHECATDTSRYRGDNHTPTTRTETAMHMDVCEVPGNQDKPDSIPVTREEIVKTCKRNSKRERAASASPKKLNCFNRTLKVKCNSASDVPKSEASVPPIAISTTNPSSESSC
- the disp1 gene encoding protein dispatched homolog 1 isoform X2, with translation MPFRFPRSYAELIADWPVVVLGVCTVLIVICALVGILVPDLPDFSDPLLGFEPRGTAIGQRLVTWNNMVKNTGYKATLANYPFKYADEQAKIHQEPRRPKDHFDRDKRQAEWDFSKEFFCDVPGDSYSRVVFSSAEGKNLWSIQAIKSMCNLDNARVRSHRDYWNLCQRTNADSCCPSWTLGNYIAVLNNRSSCQKITERDVSHTLKILRSCAKYYHNGTLGPDCWDMTLRRKDQLKCASVPRKCTKYNAIYQIFHFLVDKDFLSPKSLEYPPPVLKYSMLFSPTEKGESMMNIYLDNFENWNASDGITTVTGIEFGIKHDLFQDYLLTDTVYPAIAIVIVLLVMCVYTRSVFITLMTIIAIISSLIVSYFLYRMVFDFEFFPFMNLTALIILVGIGADDAFVLCDVWNYTKFDKPHAELAETVGVTLQHAALSMFVTSFTTAAAFYANYVSNITAIRCFGVYAGTAILVNYILMVTWLPAVVVLHERYLPNMFLCTKPQHQQTGCCTQMFWAGLCQKANKCLFTFSEVSRIFFEKVLPCIVIKLRYLWLFWFLAMTVGGAYVVCVNPKMKLPSLELAEFQVFRSSHPFERYDAEYKKLFMFERVHHGEDLHMPITIIWGVTPVDNGDPLNPKNKGKLMLDSSFNIASPASQVWILNFCQKMRNQSFVFQSEEQDFTSCFIETFKQWMENQDCDEASVYPCCSQSIFPYKQDVFELCIKRAIMELDRSTNYHLDSKTPGPRFDINDTIRAIVLEFQSTFLFTLAYEKMYQFYREVDAWIEEELRYAPAGLSYGWFVSNLEFYDLQDSLSDGTLIAMALSVAVAFSVMLLTTWNFIISLYAILSIAGTIFVTVGSLVLLGWELNVLESVTISVAVGLSVDFAVHYGVAYRLAPEPDREGKVIFSLSRMGSAIAMAALTTFVAGAMMMPSTVLAYTQLGMFMMLIMCISWAFATFFFQCMCRCLGPQGTCGQIPLPKKLQCQSFTETTSSSPSPQGKSSGLAKYQLDCKGGEVEHYELEPLASSQKTEDKLHEGHDSSTQLYNRIPPHHHAAPFSNIHYSNTEAGERGSENGHVATLSTPCRCQYSQNTNCTCGDPHLLQQWNPHSCAPDSRSCPPTSQLFPLSGSPLSKQNATLLPTNLDPVYTHVECCMHYFHCPLTHFHHCSQGRLVTPRQGAPHTCHFRKHCVHTAALQAASVGDQRFTSPKQDAGPDPGPGPGSDSETAGEVVVHRHEMSLPDSSQNISTTAQPQSPSPSAGSLHKSCHECATDTSRYRGDNHTPTTRTETAMHMDVCEVPGNQDKPDSIPVTREEIVKTCKRNSKRERAASASPKKLNCFNRTLKVKCNSASDVPKSEASVPPIAISTTNPSSESSC